The Rhodanobacter sp. LX-99 genome segment GCACCTCGGTGGAGACCTGGCGGCGGTCGCGGCGGATCAGCGCGCGCAGCCGCGCCTCCAGCTCGCGCACCTCGAACGGCTTCACCAGGTAATCGTCGGCGCCGGCCTCGAGCCCGGACAGCTTGTCCTCCAGCGTGTCGCGGGCGGTCAGCATCAGTACCGGCGTGGACTTCTTGGCCTCCTTGCGCAGCTTGCGGCAGACCTCCAGCCCATCCAGGCCCGGCAGCATCAGGTCCAGCACCAGCACGTCGTAGCTGTTGGACACGGCCAGGTGCAGGCCGCTGACCCCGTCGGCGGCATAGTCGACCGAATAACCGCGCCGCTCCAGGAACTCGCCCACCATTTCGGCAATCTGGCGGTTGTCCTCGACCAGCAGAATCAATCCCGCTTGCTCGTCATGTACGGTCATATCGTCCTCCTTGCCATGATTTCACATACGTGAAAATCTAAGCGGCGACCGGGTGAGGGTAGCGTGAAACAGGAAAACGAGGTTCAGAGCAGGTTCTGTTTGCCACCGCTCAATGCAGCAGCGGCCGCAGCGGTTTCCAGACGGTGTCCAGCACCCGCGGCTGGGCGCTGGCGACCGGATGCAGGCCATCGTCCTGCATCAGCGCGGGATTGAGTGCGATTCCCTCGAGCAGGAACGGCACCAGTGCGGTACGGCGGGTCCGCGCCAGGTCGGCATAGACCGCGCGCAGACCGTCGCGGTATTGCGGCCCGTAGTTCACCGGCAGCTCGATGCCGACCAGCAGCACGCGCACCTTCGCTTTTTGCGCCGCCGCGATCATCGCGTCCAGGTTCGCGCGCAGGGCCGGCAGCGGCAGGCCGCGCAAACCGTCGTTGGCGCCCAGTTCCAGCACCAGCACGCCCGGCCGGTACTTCGCCAGCAGCGCAGGCAGGCGGTTGCGCCCGCTCAGCGAGGTCTCGCCGCTGATGCTGGCATTGATCGCGGTCCATTTCGGCACCATCTGGTTGAGACGCGCATCCAGCAGATGCACCCAGCCGGCCTCGACCGGGATGTTGTGCGCGGCGGACAACGAATCACCCAGGACCAGCACGGTTTTCGGCGCCGCCGCCTGGGCGCCGCCGATGCCACACAGAAAAACCAGCAACCACAGGCATCGACGCATGAGTGATTCTTCCCGGCCTCTTCTTGAAGCCTGCGATGTTAGCAAGTCGGTCAACGGCCCCGAGGGGAGACTGGAGATCCTCAGCCAGGTCAGCCTGCAGGTGCGGCCAGGCGAGAGTTTCGCCATCGTCGGCGCCTCCGGTTCCGGCAAGACCACCCTGCTCGGCCTGCTGGCCGGGCTGGACACGCCGGACGGCGGCAGCATCGCGCTGGACGGCCACGCATTGCAGCAGCTGGACGAGGAGGCCCGCGCCGACCTGCGCCGGCGCCTGGT includes the following:
- a CDS encoding arylesterase → MRRCLWLLVFLCGIGGAQAAAPKTVLVLGDSLSAAHNIPVEAGWVHLLDARLNQMVPKWTAINASISGETSLSGRNRLPALLAKYRPGVLVLELGANDGLRGLPLPALRANLDAMIAAAQKAKVRVLLVGIELPVNYGPQYRDGLRAVYADLARTRRTALVPFLLEGIALNPALMQDDGLHPVASAQPRVLDTVWKPLRPLLH
- a CDS encoding response regulator transcription factor; the encoded protein is MTVHDEQAGLILLVEDNRQIAEMVGEFLERRGYSVDYAADGVSGLHLAVSNSYDVLVLDLMLPGLDGLEVCRKLRKEAKKSTPVLMLTARDTLEDKLSGLEAGADDYLVKPFEVRELEARLRALIRRDRRQVSTEVLSVGDMTLDTATLRLTRDGQELTVSPIGLKLLAILMRESPRVVSRRDIEREIWGDTLPDSDTLRSHLYNLRRVIDKPFARPLLHTIHSAGYRLADLESEVASSPQTA